The following proteins are encoded in a genomic region of Molothrus aeneus isolate 106 chromosome 12, BPBGC_Maene_1.0, whole genome shotgun sequence:
- the QARS1 gene encoding glutamine--tRNA ligase isoform X2, whose amino-acid sequence MAAAAAAMAAEEVEETLGLFTGIGLSEAKARETLRNGALSALLRRAVLQARSALGPALDKATGTLLYNAAARLKDPKHLGFLVGYIARKEILTDLQLSAALEYVRSHPLEPLDVADFERACGVGVCITPEQIEEAVEAVINKHRAELLAERYHFNMGLLMGEARSQLRWADGKTIKNEVDLQVLHLLGPKTEADLEKKPKVAKARLAPAEKQKVAVVENGDMGTETKSLLEQLRGEALKFHKPGENYKTEGYVVTPNTMALLKQHLAITGGQVRTRFPPEPNGILHIGHAKAINFNFGYAKANGGVCFLRYDDTNPEKEEEKYFTAIREMVEWLGYQPYAVTHASDYFDQLYTWALELIRRGQAYVCHQKVEEIKGHNPPPSPWRDRPVEESLLLFEDMRKGKFGEGEATLRMKLVMEDGKMDPVAYRVKFTPHHRTGDKWCIYPTYDYTHCLCDSIENITHSLCTKEFQARRSSYFWLCNALDVYCPVQWEYGRLNLLYTVVSKRKIIRLVETGAVRDWDDPRLFTLTALRRRGFPPEAINNFCARVGVTVAQATMEPHLLEACAREVLNEQAPRAMAVLEPLKVTITNFPAPKALEVLVPNFPADESRGFHKVPFHQTVYIEETDFREEADKGYKRLAPGQPVGLRHTGYIITVQNVIKDVSGRVIELEVTCTKSDVAEKPKAFIHWVSVPLACEVRLYERLFLHKNPEDPSEVPGGFLSDLNPDSLRVVHNALVDSSVCSARPFDKFQFERLGYFSVDPDSEEGKMVFNRTVTLKEDPGKA is encoded by the exons atggcggcggcggcggcagcgatGGCGGCGGAGGAAGTGGAGGAGACCCTGGGGCTGTTCACGGGCATCGGCCTCAGCGAGGCCAAGGCGCGGGAGACGCTGCGCAACGGGGCACTCAGCGCGCTGCTGCgccgggctgtgctgcag GCTCGGAGCGCGCTGGGCCCGGCGCTGGACAAGGCCACCGGGACACTTCTGTACAACGCGGCCGCCCGCCTCAAGGACCCGAAACACCTCGGCTTCCTCGTCGGCTACATCGCTCGCAAGGAGATCCTCACCGACCTGCAGCTCAGCG ctgccctggagTACGTGAGGAGCCACCCCTTGGAGCCCCTGGACGTGGCAGATTTTGAGCGGGCTTGCGGTGTGGGGGTCTGCATCACCCCCGAGCAGATCGAGGAGGCG gtgGAGGCTGTGATCAACAAGCAccgagcagagctgctggcagagcgCTACCACTTCAACATGGGACTGCTGATGG GGGAGGCACGGAGCCAGCTGCGGTGGGCAGACGGGAAGACCATCAAGAATGAGGTGGACCTGCAG GTGCTGCATTTGCTTGGGCCAAAGACAGAAGCTGAtctggaaaagaaaccaaag GTGGCAAAGGCCCGTCTGGCCccagcagagaaacagaaggTGGCTGTGGTGGAGAATG GTGACATGGGCACAGAGACAAAgtcactgctggagcagctgcgaGGAGAAGCCCTGAAGTTCCACAAGCCAG gagaGAACTACAAGACTGAGGGCTACGTGGTGACACCCAACACTATGgccctgctgaagcagcacCTGGCAATCACGGGTGGGCAG GTACGGACACGCTTCCCTCCTGAGCCTAACGGGATCCTGCACATTGGCCATGCCAAGGCCATCAACTTCAACTTTGGTTATGCCAAG GCCAATGGTGGCGTGTGCTTCTTGCGCTATGACGACACCAACCCcgagaaggaggaagagaaatacTTCACAGCCATCCGGGAGATGGTGGAGTGGCTGG GCTACCAGCCTTATGCAGTGACACATGCGTCGGATTACTTTGACCAACTCTACACCTGGGCCCTGGAGCTCATCCGCAG GGGTCAGGCATATGTCTGCCATCAGAAGGTTGAGGAGATCAAGGGCCACAACCCACCACCCTCGCCATGGCGGGACCGGCCTGTGGAGGAGTCACTCCTGCTCTTTGAG GACATGAGAAAGGGGaagtttggggagggggaagccACACTGAGGATGAAGCTGGTGATGGAGGATGGGAAGATGGATCCCGTTGCCTACCGTGTCAAGTTCACTCCACACCACCGCACTGGGGACAAGTG GTGCATCTACCCCACATACGACTACACACACTGCCTCTGCGACTCCATCGAGAACATCACGCACTCCCTCTGCACCAAGGAGTTCCAGGCCAG GCGCTCCTCCTACTTCTGGCTGTGCAATGCTCTGGATGTTTACTGCCCTGTGCAGTGGGAATATGGGCGCCTGAACCTGCTCTACACCGTGGTCTCCAAGAGAAAGATCATCCGCCTGGTGGAGACAGGTGCTGTGAG GGACTGGGATGACCCACGTCTCTTCACGCTGACAGCCCTGCGCCGGCGAGGCTTCCCCCCTGAGGCCATCAACAACTTCTGTGCACGG GTTGGTGTGACAGTGGCCCAGGCGACAATGGAGCCACATCTGCTGGAGGCTTGTGCCCGGGAGGTGCTGAATGAACAGGCCCCCCGTGCCATGGCTGTCCTGGAGCCCCTCAAGGTCACCATCACCAACTTCCCTGCTCCAAAG GCACTGGAGGTCCTTGTGCCCAATTTTCCAGCCGACGAGAGCCGTGGTTTTCACAAAGTGCCCTTCCACCAGACCGTCTACATTGAGGAGACAGACTTCAGGGAG GAGGCAGACAAGGGCTACAAGCGCCTGGCCCCTGGGCAGCCGGTGGGGCTGCGCCACACTGGCTACATCATCACTGTCCAGAATGTCATCAAG GACGTCAGTGGGCGTGTCATTGAGCTGGAGGTGACCTGCACCAAGTCAGATGTGGCAGAAAAGCCCAAGGCTTTCATCCACTGGGTGTCAGTGCCACTGGCCTGTGAAGTGCGGCTCTATGAACGGCT GTTTTTGCACAAAAATCCTGAGGACCCGTCAGAGGTACCTGGTGGCTTTCTGAGTGACCTCAACCCT GACTCCCTGCGTGTGGTGCACAATGCCCTGGTCGACAGCTCTGTTTGCTCCGCTCGGCCCTTTGACAAGTTCCAGTTTGAACGCCTGGGCTACTTCTCTGTGGATCCCGacagtgaggaggggaag ATGGTGTTCAACCGCACAGTGACGCTCAAGGAGGACCCTGGCAAGGCCTGA
- the QARS1 gene encoding glutamine--tRNA ligase isoform X1, with amino-acid sequence MAAEEVEETLGLFTGIGLSEAKARETLRNGALSALLRRAVLQARSALGPALDKATGTLLYNAAARLKDPKHLGFLVGYIARKEILTDLQLSAALEYVRSHPLEPLDVADFERACGVGVCITPEQIEEAVEAVINKHRAELLAERYHFNMGLLMGEARSQLRWADGKTIKNEVDLQVLHLLGPKTEADLEKKPKVAKARLAPAEKQKVAVVENGDMGTETKSLLEQLRGEALKFHKPGHCCSPEHPLPAGENYKTEGYVVTPNTMALLKQHLAITGGQVRTRFPPEPNGILHIGHAKAINFNFGYAKANGGVCFLRYDDTNPEKEEEKYFTAIREMVEWLGYQPYAVTHASDYFDQLYTWALELIRRGQAYVCHQKVEEIKGHNPPPSPWRDRPVEESLLLFEDMRKGKFGEGEATLRMKLVMEDGKMDPVAYRVKFTPHHRTGDKWCIYPTYDYTHCLCDSIENITHSLCTKEFQARRSSYFWLCNALDVYCPVQWEYGRLNLLYTVVSKRKIIRLVETGAVRDWDDPRLFTLTALRRRGFPPEAINNFCARVGVTVAQATMEPHLLEACAREVLNEQAPRAMAVLEPLKVTITNFPAPKALEVLVPNFPADESRGFHKVPFHQTVYIEETDFREEADKGYKRLAPGQPVGLRHTGYIITVQNVIKDVSGRVIELEVTCTKSDVAEKPKAFIHWVSVPLACEVRLYERLFLHKNPEDPSEVPGGFLSDLNPDSLRVVHNALVDSSVCSARPFDKFQFERLGYFSVDPDSEEGKMVFNRTVTLKEDPGKA; translated from the exons atGGCGGCGGAGGAAGTGGAGGAGACCCTGGGGCTGTTCACGGGCATCGGCCTCAGCGAGGCCAAGGCGCGGGAGACGCTGCGCAACGGGGCACTCAGCGCGCTGCTGCgccgggctgtgctgcag GCTCGGAGCGCGCTGGGCCCGGCGCTGGACAAGGCCACCGGGACACTTCTGTACAACGCGGCCGCCCGCCTCAAGGACCCGAAACACCTCGGCTTCCTCGTCGGCTACATCGCTCGCAAGGAGATCCTCACCGACCTGCAGCTCAGCG ctgccctggagTACGTGAGGAGCCACCCCTTGGAGCCCCTGGACGTGGCAGATTTTGAGCGGGCTTGCGGTGTGGGGGTCTGCATCACCCCCGAGCAGATCGAGGAGGCG gtgGAGGCTGTGATCAACAAGCAccgagcagagctgctggcagagcgCTACCACTTCAACATGGGACTGCTGATGG GGGAGGCACGGAGCCAGCTGCGGTGGGCAGACGGGAAGACCATCAAGAATGAGGTGGACCTGCAG GTGCTGCATTTGCTTGGGCCAAAGACAGAAGCTGAtctggaaaagaaaccaaag GTGGCAAAGGCCCGTCTGGCCccagcagagaaacagaaggTGGCTGTGGTGGAGAATG GTGACATGGGCACAGAGACAAAgtcactgctggagcagctgcgaGGAGAAGCCCTGAAGTTCCACAAGCCAG ggcactgctgcagccctgagcatcctctgcctgcaggagaGAACTACAAGACTGAGGGCTACGTGGTGACACCCAACACTATGgccctgctgaagcagcacCTGGCAATCACGGGTGGGCAG GTACGGACACGCTTCCCTCCTGAGCCTAACGGGATCCTGCACATTGGCCATGCCAAGGCCATCAACTTCAACTTTGGTTATGCCAAG GCCAATGGTGGCGTGTGCTTCTTGCGCTATGACGACACCAACCCcgagaaggaggaagagaaatacTTCACAGCCATCCGGGAGATGGTGGAGTGGCTGG GCTACCAGCCTTATGCAGTGACACATGCGTCGGATTACTTTGACCAACTCTACACCTGGGCCCTGGAGCTCATCCGCAG GGGTCAGGCATATGTCTGCCATCAGAAGGTTGAGGAGATCAAGGGCCACAACCCACCACCCTCGCCATGGCGGGACCGGCCTGTGGAGGAGTCACTCCTGCTCTTTGAG GACATGAGAAAGGGGaagtttggggagggggaagccACACTGAGGATGAAGCTGGTGATGGAGGATGGGAAGATGGATCCCGTTGCCTACCGTGTCAAGTTCACTCCACACCACCGCACTGGGGACAAGTG GTGCATCTACCCCACATACGACTACACACACTGCCTCTGCGACTCCATCGAGAACATCACGCACTCCCTCTGCACCAAGGAGTTCCAGGCCAG GCGCTCCTCCTACTTCTGGCTGTGCAATGCTCTGGATGTTTACTGCCCTGTGCAGTGGGAATATGGGCGCCTGAACCTGCTCTACACCGTGGTCTCCAAGAGAAAGATCATCCGCCTGGTGGAGACAGGTGCTGTGAG GGACTGGGATGACCCACGTCTCTTCACGCTGACAGCCCTGCGCCGGCGAGGCTTCCCCCCTGAGGCCATCAACAACTTCTGTGCACGG GTTGGTGTGACAGTGGCCCAGGCGACAATGGAGCCACATCTGCTGGAGGCTTGTGCCCGGGAGGTGCTGAATGAACAGGCCCCCCGTGCCATGGCTGTCCTGGAGCCCCTCAAGGTCACCATCACCAACTTCCCTGCTCCAAAG GCACTGGAGGTCCTTGTGCCCAATTTTCCAGCCGACGAGAGCCGTGGTTTTCACAAAGTGCCCTTCCACCAGACCGTCTACATTGAGGAGACAGACTTCAGGGAG GAGGCAGACAAGGGCTACAAGCGCCTGGCCCCTGGGCAGCCGGTGGGGCTGCGCCACACTGGCTACATCATCACTGTCCAGAATGTCATCAAG GACGTCAGTGGGCGTGTCATTGAGCTGGAGGTGACCTGCACCAAGTCAGATGTGGCAGAAAAGCCCAAGGCTTTCATCCACTGGGTGTCAGTGCCACTGGCCTGTGAAGTGCGGCTCTATGAACGGCT GTTTTTGCACAAAAATCCTGAGGACCCGTCAGAGGTACCTGGTGGCTTTCTGAGTGACCTCAACCCT GACTCCCTGCGTGTGGTGCACAATGCCCTGGTCGACAGCTCTGTTTGCTCCGCTCGGCCCTTTGACAAGTTCCAGTTTGAACGCCTGGGCTACTTCTCTGTGGATCCCGacagtgaggaggggaag ATGGTGTTCAACCGCACAGTGACGCTCAAGGAGGACCCTGGCAAGGCCTGA
- the LOC136561514 gene encoding epidermal differentiation-specific protein-like, with product MNRITVYERANFEGLSREFTCDVPDLHELDFGNCIASLKVEGQPWIAYTDPKYEGEPYAFEEGEYPSVDRPNSFSALRLVHHDLGDPQITLYEHPNFQGACKVVTEETNLAYGYFNDRVASHKVQRGVWLLYQHPGRGGWHCLAWPGEHLADYKLELNFQSRLSHLRPLRPGRPLVSARLLWEQKRVEEEREVLVDEIEGVNETESEQALAASSSREYGTTLWQSFHFSNATSLKAGLSFTLTVEASNIFTVQKGHSESSTRRQRVEVQLPAKIPPRTALSIQVLRKEVTLSVPVLLTITQNESVRTEMGEYRSVSGTNVSARYSLKPLPASGREQAATKGTDTVPGTRMEL from the coding sequence ATGAACCGGATCACAGTGTACGAGCGCGCCAACTTCGAGGGGCTGAGCCGAGAGTTCACCTGCGACGTGCCTGACCTGCACgagctggattttgggaattgCATCGCCTCCCTGAAGGTGGAGGGGCAGCCATGGATTGCCTACACGGACCCCAAATACGAGGGGGAGCCGTATGCCTTCGAGGAGGGCGAGTACCCCTCTGTGGATCGGCCCAACAGCTTCTCAGCACTGCGCCTCGTGCACCACGACCTGGGGGACCCCCAGATCACCCTCTACGAGCATCCCAACTTCCAAGGTGCCTGCAAGGTGGTGACAGAGGAGACCAACTTGGCATATGGGTACTTCAACGACCGGGTGGCCTCCCACAAAGTGCAGCGAGGGGTCTGGCTGCTCTACCAGCACCCTGGCCGGGGcggctggcactgcctggcatgGCCCGGGGAGCACCTCGCCGACTACAAACTGGAGCTGAACTTTCAGTCTCGGCTGTCCCACCTGCGCCCGTTACGGCCTGGGCGGCCCCTGGTCTCAGCACGTCTCCTCTGGGAACAGAAGCGGGtggaggaggagcgggaggtgctggtggatgagatTGAGGGGGTGAACGAGACCGAGTCAGAGCAGGCGCTGGCGGCCAGCAGCAGCCGGGAGTACGGCACCACACTCTGGCAGAGCTTCCACTTCAGCAATGCCACCAGCCTCAAAGCCGGGCTCTCCTTCACGCTGACCGTGGAAGCCTCCAACATCTTCACGGTGCAGAAAGGGCACAGCGAAAGCAGCACTCGCCGGCAGCGCGTGGAGGTGCAGCTGCCGGCCAAGATCCCCCCGCGCACAGCGCTCAGCATCCAAGTGCTTCGGAAGGAGGTGACGCTCTCCgtgcctgtgctgctcaccATCACCCAGAACGAGAGCGTGCGCACGGAGATGGGCGAATACCGCAGCGTCTCAGGTACCAATGTCAGTGCCCGCTATAGCTTAAAGCCACTGCCAGCTTCGGGCAGGGAGCAGGCGGCCACCAAGGGGACAGACACAGTGCCTGGCACCAGGATGGAACTATAG